Proteins from one Drosophila gunungcola strain Sukarami chromosome 3R, Dgunungcola_SK_2, whole genome shotgun sequence genomic window:
- the LOC128251817 gene encoding gamma-aminobutyric acid type B receptor subunit 2 isoform X4, whose translation MFRPSWTPFASLLFLLLWSTAWGRTAKRSDVYIAGFFPYGDGVENSYTGRGVMPSVKLALGHVNEHGKILANYRLHMWWNDTQCNAAVGVKSFFDMMHSGPNKVMLFGAACTHVTDPIAKASKHWHLTQLSYADTHPMFTKDAFPNFFRVVPSENAFNAPRLALLKEFNWTRVGTVYQNEPRYSLPHNHMVADLDAMEVEVVETQSFVNDVAESLKKLREKDVRIILGNFNEHFARKAFCEAYKLDMYGRAYQWLIMATYSTDWWNVTQDSECSVDEIATALEGAILVDLLPLSTSGDITVAGITADEYLVEYDRLRGTEYSRFHGYTYDGIWAAALAIQYVAEKREDLLTHFDYRVKDWESVFLEALRNTSFEGVTGPVRFYNNERKANILINQFQLGQMEKIGEYHSQKSHLDLSLGKPVKWVGKTPPKDRTLIYIEHSQVNPTIYIVSASASVVGVIIATVFLAFNIKYRNQRYIKMSSPHLNNLIIVGCMMTYLSIIFLGLDTTLSSVAAFPYICTARAWILMAGFSLSFGAMFSKTWRVHSIFTDLKLNKKVIKDYQLFMVVGVLLFIDIAIITTWQIADPFYRETKQLEPLHHENIDDVLVIPENEYCQSEHMTIFVSIIYAYKGLLLVFGAFLAWETRHVSIPALNDSKHIGFSVYNVFITCLAGAAISLVLSDRKDLVFVLLSFFIIFCTTATLCLVFVPKLVELKRNPQGVVDKRVRATLRPMSKNGRRDSSVCELEQRLRDVKNTNCRFRKALMEKENELQALIRKLGPEARKWIDGVTCTGGSNVGSELEPILSDDIVRLSAPPVRREMPSTTVTEMTSMDSVTSTHVEMDNSFVSVQSTVMAPSLPPKKKKQSLVEHHSHTPAPTMMQPIQQQLQQHLQQHQQMQQQHQQQQQQQQQQQQQQMQQQQQQQQHHQQQHHRHLDKRNSVSAQTDDNIGSITSTVGKRSTGDCSSMRERRQSNASRHYDSGSQTPNARPKYSSSHRNSSTNISTSQSELSNMCPHSKPSTPAVIKTPTASDHRRTSMGSALKSNFVVSQSDLWDTHTLSHAKQRQSPRNYASPQRCAEHHGGHGMPMPYDPNTTSPIQRSVSEKNRNKHRPKPQKGTVCQSETDSERERDPPPTSQPCVQPRKVSRSSNIQHAAHHHSSPNVAPDKQRGRQRGKQESSIYGASSETELLEGETAILPIFRKLLTEKSPNYRGRSAVGQSCPNISIKCDIVEYL comes from the exons ATGTTCCGGCCAAGTTGGACTCCATTCGCCAGCCTGCTGTTCCTGCTCCTTTGGAGCACCGCCTGGGGCAGGACTGCCAAgagatcggacgtctatatagCCGGATTCTTCCCCTACGGCGATGGCGTGGAGAACTCCTACACAGGACGAGGGGTTATGCCCAGCGTGAAGCTGGCTCTCGGCCATGTTAACGAACATGGCAAGATTCTGGCCAACTACAGACTGCACATGTGGTGGAATGACACACAG TGCAATGCTGCTGTGGGCGTAAAGTCATTCTTCGATATGATGCACTCGGGGCCAAATAAAGTGATGCTTTTCGGGGCGGCCTGCACCCACGTGACCGATCCCATTGCCAAGGCCAGCAAGCACTGGCACCTCACGCAGCTGAGCTACGCGGACACCCATCCCATGTTCACCAAGGACGCGTTCCCCAATTTCTTCCGGGTGGTGCCCTCGGAGAACGCCTTCAATGCACCGCGATTGGCGCTGCTCAAGGAGTTCAACTGGACCAGGGTGGGCACTGTCTACCAGAACGAGCCGCGCTATTCGCTGCCCCACAACCACATGGTGGCCGACTTGGACGCcatggaggtggaggtggtggaGACGCAGAGCTTCGTCAACGACGTGGCCGAATCGCTAAAGAAACTCCGCGAGAAGGACGTCAGGATCATCCTGGGCAACTTCAACGAGCACTTTGCCCGCAAGGCCTTCTGCGAGGCTTACAA atTGGACATGTATGGAAGGGCTTACCAGTGGCTGATAATGGCCACTTATTCCACAGATTGGTGGAATGTCACGCAGGACAGTGAGTGCAGTGTGGACGAGATAGCCACAGCTTTGGAAGGAGCTATCCTGGTGGATCTACTGCCCCTGTCCACAAGTGGTGACATCACAGTGGCTGGAATT ACTGCAGATGAGTATCTGGTGGAATACGATAGACTACGGGGCACTGAGTATTCCCGCTTTCATGGATATACCTATGATGGAATTTGGGCAGCCGCCTTAGCCATTCAATATGTGGCCGAAAAGCGCGAGGATCTGCTAACACATTTCGATTATCGGGTGAAGGATTGGGAGAGCGTCTTTCTAGAGGCCCTGCGAAATACCTCTTTTGAGGGTGTGACG GGTCCCGTGCGCTTTTACAACAACGAACGCAAGGCCAACATCCTGATCAACCAATTCCAGTTGGGACAAATGGAAAAGATCGGGGAATACCACTCGCAAAAGTCGCATTTAGATTTGAGTTTGGGGAAACCAGTGAAATGGGTGGGAAAAACTCCTCCCAAGGATCGAACTCTGATCTACATCGAGCACAGTCAAGTGAATCCAACAATCTATATTGTTTCGGCCAGTGCTTCGGTTGTTGGAGTGATTATTGCAACTGTTTTTCTGGCCTTTAACATCAAGTATCGCAATCAACG TTACATCAAGATGTCTAGCCCACATCTGAACAATCTGATTATTGTGGGCTGCATGATGACCTATCTGAGCATTATTTTCCTGGGACTGGATACCACTTTGAGCAGCGTGGCAGCATTTCCCTATATTTGCACAGCTAGAGCCTGGATCCTGATGGCTGGATTTAGCCTTAGTTTTGGAGCCATGTTCTCAAAGACTTGGCGGGTTCATTCGATATTCACCGATCTTAAACTGAACAAGAAAGTTATAAAGGACTATCAGTTGTTTATGGTTGTTGGCGTGCTGCTGTTCATTGACATAGCCATTATAACCACCTGGCAAATAGCAGATCCTTTTTATCGAGAGACCAAACAATTGGAACCACTG CATCACGAGAATATTGATGATGTTTTGGTGATACCCGAAAACGAATACTGCCAGTCCGAGCACATGACCATATTCGTTAGCATTATTTATGCCTACAAGGGCTTGCTATTG GTATTTGGCGCCTTTTTGGCCTGGGAAACGCGACATGTTTCCATACCCGCCTTGAACGACTCCAAGCACATTGGCTTCTCCGTTTACAATGTGTTCATCACGTGTCTGGCCGGAGCGGCTATATCCCTGGTGCTATCGGATCGCAAGGATTTAGTTTTTGTCTTACTCTcgttttttatcattttttgtaCGACAGCCACTTTGTGTTTGGTGTTCGTACCGAAA TTGGTGGAGCTGAAAAGGAATCCCCAGGGAGTGGTGGACAAGCGTGTGAGGGCCACCTTGAGACCCATGTCCAAGAATGGACGAAGGGACTCGTCGGTCTGCGAACTGGAGCAGCGTTTGCGGGACGTGAAGAACACGAACTGCCGGTTTAGAAAGGCTCTGATGGAGAAGGAGAACGAACTGCAGGCCCTAATTCGCAAGCTAGGACCCGAGGCTCGCAAATGGATTGATGGAGTGACCTGTACAGGTGGCTCCAATGTGGGCAGTGAACTGGAGCCCATCCTAAGCGATGATATAGTAAGGCTGTCGGCACCGCCAGTGCGTCGGGAAATGCCCAGCACCACAG TTACCGAGATGACATCCATGGACAGTGTGACCTCGACCCATGTGGAAATGGATAACTCTTTCGTCTCGGTGCAGTCCACTGTGATGGCGCCTTCACTTCCTCC caaaaagaaaaagcaatCCCTTGTGGAGCATCACTCGCATACACCCGCTCCCACCATGATGCAGCCcatccagcagcagctgcagcagcacctccagcagcatcagcaaatgcagcagcaacaccaacagcagcagcaacagcagcagcaacagcagcagcagcaaatgcaacagcagcagcagcagcagcagcatcaccagcagcaacatcaccgCCATTTGGATAAGCGCAACTCGGTGTCCGCCCAGACGGATGATAATATTGGGAGCATCACCAGTACGGTGGGCAAAAGGAGCACCGGCGACTGCTCCAGCATGCGGGAAAGGCGACAGTCGAACGCTTCGCGGCACTACGACAGCGGCAGCCAGACGCCCAACGCCCGGCCAAAGTACAGCAGCTCGCACCGCAACTCCTCCACCAACATCTCCACCTCGCAGTCCGAGCTGAGCAACATGTGTCCCCACTCCAAGCCCAGCACGCCGGCTGTGATAAAAA CTCCCACTGCCTCGGACCATCGCCGCACCAGCATGGGCTCCGCCCTGAAGTCGAACTTCGTGGTGTCACAGAGCGACCTCTGGGACACGCACACACTGTCGCACGCCAAGCAGCGCCAGTCGCCGCGCAACTACGCCAGTCCGCAGCGCTGTGCGGAGCACCACGGCGGCCACGGGATGCCGATGCCCTATGACCCCAACACCACCTCGCCCATCCAGCGGTCCGTGTCGGAGAAGAACCGCAACAAGCACCGGCCGAAGCCGCAGAAGGGCACCGTGTGCCAGAGCGAGACGGACAGCGAGCGGGAGCGTGATCCGCCGCCCACCAGTCAGCCGTGTGTGCAGCCTCGCAAGGTGAGCCGCAGTTCCAACATCCAGCACGCCGCCCACCATCACAGTTCGCCCAATGTGGCGCCGGACAAGCAGCGGGGCAGGCAGCGGGGCAAACAGGAGAGCAGCATCTACGGCGCCAGCAGCGAAACGGAGCTGCTCGAGGGCGAAACGGCCATCCTGCCCATCTTCCGCAAGCTCCTCACCGAGAAGAGTCCCAACTACCGGGGTCGCAGCGCCGTCGGCCAGAGTTGTCCGAATATATCCATTAAATGCGATATCGTCGAGTACTTGTAG